Proteins co-encoded in one Nonlabens agnitus genomic window:
- the rplK gene encoding 50S ribosomal protein L11, whose product MAKEVSKVVKLQVRGGAANPSPPVGPALGAAGVNIMEFCKQFNARTQDKAGKVLPVAITVFKDKSFDFIIKTPPAAVQILEATKLKGGSGEPNRKKVGTISWDQIKVIAEDKMPDLNAFTVESAMKMVAGTARSMGINVKGGNAPA is encoded by the coding sequence ATGGCTAAAGAAGTATCTAAGGTTGTAAAATTACAAGTTAGAGGTGGTGCAGCAAACCCATCTCCACCTGTAGGGCCTGCATTAGGTGCAGCTGGTGTTAACATCATGGAGTTCTGTAAGCAGTTTAATGCTAGAACCCAAGATAAGGCAGGAAAAGTATTGCCAGTGGCAATCACAGTATTTAAAGATAAGTCTTTTGACTTTATCATTAAAACTCCGCCAGCAGCAGTTCAAATCCTTGAGGCGACTAAATTAAAAGGTGGTAGTGGTGAGCCTAACCGTAAGAAAGTTGGAACCATAAGCTGGGATCAGATTAAAGTGATCGCAGAAGACAAAATGCCTGACCTAAATGCTTTTACAGTAGAAAGCGCCATGAAAATGGTTGCTGGTACTGCAAGATCAATGGGTATTAATGTTAAGGGCGGAAACGCACCTGCTTAA
- the nusG gene encoding transcription termination/antitermination protein NusG, with the protein MTEEKDVMKWYVVRSVSGQENKIKEYIEDEINHHNLNDYLQQILVPTEKVVQIRNGKKINKEKVYFPGYIMIQARLEGEVPHIIKSVNGVIGFLGETKGGEPVPLRKSEVNRMLGKVDELAEQTDNIAIPFKNGETIKVVDGPFNGFNGTIEKVNEEKRKLEVMVKIFGRKTPLELSYMQVEKV; encoded by the coding sequence ATGACAGAGGAAAAAGATGTAATGAAGTGGTATGTTGTCCGATCTGTAAGCGGTCAAGAAAATAAGATCAAGGAATATATTGAGGACGAAATCAATCACCATAACCTTAATGATTACCTCCAGCAAATATTAGTACCAACTGAAAAGGTGGTTCAAATACGCAACGGTAAAAAAATCAATAAGGAGAAGGTTTATTTTCCAGGATATATTATGATTCAAGCTCGTCTTGAAGGCGAGGTTCCCCACATCATTAAATCAGTTAATGGGGTTATAGGTTTTCTAGGAGAAACAAAAGGCGGTGAGCCGGTTCCACTTAGAAAATCTGAAGTAAACCGTATGTTAGGTAAGGTTGATGAGCTTGCAGAACAAACGGACAATATAGCAATACCATTCAAGAATGGTGAGACTATCAAAGTTGTGGATGGTCCTTTCAATGGTTTCAATGGAACTATTGAAAAGGTCAATGAAGAGAAGCGCAAGCTTGAGGTGATGGTAAAGATTTTTGGTCGCAAGACTCCATTGGAGTTGAGCTATATGCAAGTAGAGAAAGTATAA
- the secE gene encoding preprotein translocase subunit SecE: MGLATYVKESYNELTNHVTWPTWAEAQKLTVTVAVFSVVFALIIYGIDTVFSTAITNYFEWVKQA, encoded by the coding sequence ATGGGATTAGCGACATATGTAAAGGAGTCTTACAATGAATTGACCAACCACGTTACATGGCCTACTTGGGCTGAAGCTCAAAAGCTTACCGTGACAGTTGCTGTTTTTTCTGTAGTTTTTGCATTGATCATCTACGGTATTGATACCGTATTTAGTACCGCGATTACTAATTACTTTGAATGGGTTAAACAAGCTTAA
- the tuf gene encoding elongation factor Tu codes for MAKETYDRSKPHLNVGTIGHVDHGKTTLTAAITKVLADAGYSKATSFDQIDNAPEEKERGITINSSHVEYQTLNRHYAHVDCPGHADYVKNMVTGAAQMDGAILVVAATDGPMPQTREHILLGRQVGIPRIVVFLNKVDMVDDEELLELVDMEVRDLLNFYEYDGDNGPVVSGSALGALNGEEKWVNTVLELMEAVDTWIEEPQREVDKPFLMPIEDVFSITGRGTVATGRIETGVANTGDPVEIIGMGAQKLTSTITGIEMFRQILDRGEAGDNAGILLRGIEKSQISRGMVITKPGSVTPHAKFKAEVYILKKEEGGRHTPFHNNYRPQFYVRTTDVTGNIALPDGVEMVMPGDNLTITVDLIQPIALNLGLRFAIREGGRTVGAGQVTEILD; via the coding sequence ATGGCTAAAGAAACGTACGATCGTTCGAAACCGCACCTTAACGTAGGAACTATTGGTCACGTTGACCACGGTAAGACTACTCTTACTGCTGCAATCACTAAAGTACTTGCAGATGCTGGTTACTCTAAGGCAACAAGTTTTGATCAAATTGACAATGCTCCAGAAGAAAAAGAACGTGGTATCACGATCAACTCTTCACACGTAGAGTATCAAACGCTTAACAGACACTACGCTCACGTAGACTGTCCTGGTCACGCGGATTATGTAAAGAACATGGTAACTGGTGCTGCCCAGATGGACGGTGCTATCCTTGTAGTTGCTGCGACTGATGGTCCTATGCCACAAACACGCGAGCACATCCTTCTAGGACGTCAGGTAGGTATTCCACGTATCGTTGTTTTCCTTAATAAGGTAGACATGGTAGATGATGAGGAGCTTCTTGAACTAGTAGATATGGAAGTTCGTGATCTATTGAATTTCTATGAATATGATGGTGACAATGGTCCTGTTGTTTCTGGATCTGCTCTAGGTGCATTGAATGGTGAAGAAAAATGGGTAAATACAGTTCTTGAGTTGATGGAAGCTGTTGATACTTGGATCGAAGAGCCACAACGTGAGGTTGACAAGCCTTTCTTGATGCCTATCGAGGATGTATTCTCTATTACAGGTCGTGGTACTGTTGCAACTGGTCGTATTGAGACTGGTGTAGCTAACACAGGTGATCCAGTAGAAATCATCGGTATGGGTGCTCAAAAATTGACATCTACGATTACTGGTATTGAAATGTTCCGTCAGATTCTTGATAGAGGTGAGGCTGGAGATAACGCAGGTATCCTTTTAAGAGGTATTGAGAAGTCTCAAATATCTCGTGGTATGGTAATTACTAAGCCAGGATCTGTAACTCCGCACGCTAAATTTAAGGCTGAGGTTTACATCTTGAAAAAAGAAGAAGGTGGACGTCACACTCCATTCCATAACAACTACCGTCCACAGTTCTACGTACGTACGACTGACGTGACTGGTAACATCGCTCTTCCTGATGGAGTAGAGATGGTTATGCCTGGAGATAACTTGACAATCACTGTTGATCTTATCCAACCTATCGCATTGAACTTAGGTCTACGCTTTGCAATCCGTGAAGGTGGTAGAACAGTAGGTGCTGGTCAGGTAACTGAGATCCTAGATTAA
- a CDS encoding tyrosine-type recombinase/integrase, with the protein MHIPEYKNYLTLEKHYSVHTSESYLRDLNQFKEFLEDYDSALGTATYNMVRQWMAQLMEEGMSPRSVTRKMSSLKSYFKFLRNQGFVEHNIMTLHKSLKVSKKIQVPFSQKEVSELLDTDYDLSSFIEVRDRALIELLYVSGMRRAELLSLTLASVDLEASRMNIIGKRNKQRIVPLMNSTVKVMKNYLKVREVVDQYNDQSFFLTEKGKPIYASLIYRIVNHYFRKVSLKTKVSPHVLRHTFATHLLDKGADLNAIKELLGHASLASTQVYTHTSMQALKNVHAAAHPRNKKS; encoded by the coding sequence ATGCACATTCCTGAATATAAAAATTACCTCACGCTAGAAAAACACTATAGCGTGCATACTAGTGAGTCCTATCTGCGGGACCTGAATCAATTCAAAGAATTTCTTGAGGATTATGATTCGGCATTAGGTACTGCGACATATAATATGGTAAGGCAGTGGATGGCACAGCTCATGGAAGAAGGGATGAGTCCGAGAAGTGTCACCCGTAAAATGTCTTCCTTAAAATCCTATTTTAAATTTCTGCGCAATCAAGGTTTTGTGGAACATAATATTATGACACTTCATAAAAGCCTAAAGGTATCCAAGAAAATTCAGGTGCCATTTTCTCAAAAAGAAGTAAGCGAATTACTGGATACAGATTATGATCTATCTTCTTTTATTGAGGTAAGAGATAGAGCCTTAATTGAATTGCTATACGTGAGTGGGATGCGCAGGGCAGAATTATTAAGTCTAACATTAGCATCTGTAGATCTGGAAGCCTCGCGTATGAACATAATAGGAAAGCGTAACAAGCAGAGAATTGTACCGCTTATGAATTCTACCGTTAAGGTGATGAAGAATTATCTCAAGGTAAGAGAAGTGGTAGATCAATATAATGACCAAAGTTTTTTCCTTACTGAAAAAGGAAAGCCTATTTACGCATCCTTAATATATAGAATCGTCAATCATTACTTTAGGAAGGTGAGCCTAAAGACTAAGGTAAGCCCGCATGTGCTGCGACACACATTTGCCACTCATCTTTTGGATAAGGGAGCAGACTTGAATGCCATCAAGGAACTGTTGGGACACGCCAGCCTTGCCAGCACTCAAGTGTACACTCACACCAGTATGCAGGCGCTCAAAAACGTTCATGCCGCTGCGCATCCTCGCAATAAGAAGTCTTAA
- the rpsU gene encoding 30S ribosomal protein S21: MLIIPVKDGENIDRALKRFKRKFDRTGKMRELRRRQQFTKPSVAKRAQKIKAEYIQHLRDAENM; the protein is encoded by the coding sequence ATGTTAATTATACCAGTTAAAGACGGAGAAAATATCGACAGAGCCCTGAAGCGTTTCAAACGTAAATTTGATCGTACAGGAAAGATGCGTGAACTACGTAGAAGACAGCAGTTCACTAAACCATCTGTTGCAAAAAGAGCACAGAAAATCAAAGCAGAATACATCCAGCATTTGAGAGATGCAGAGAACATGTAA
- a CDS encoding acyl-CoA dehydrogenase family protein, whose amino-acid sequence MYSKYFTEEHNFFRQSFRDFLNKEVVPHVDRWEETGQIDREIFKKMGDMGYFGLYYPEEYGGLDLDFFYTVIFLEEMQRVNSGGFAAAMWVQAFLGAQHLLKEGDDRIKEEYLVPTLTGDKIGCLCITEPFGGSDVAGMRTTAVKDGDHYVINGSKTFITNGVYSDYLVVAAKTDPDAKGRGISIFLMDRETPGISATKLNKLGWRASDTGEIGFDNVRVPVENLMGEEGKGFPYIMQHFALERLIMAINGHARAEYALEYTIGYMKDRTAFGKSLDKFQALRHKLADMLSEVEMAKNFNYSIAEELDKGLYPVKEASMAKLLSTKVADEVIYGCLQFLGGYGYIEEYPLARMWRDSRLGPIGGGTSEIMREIIAKMTLDGKDYKPAAH is encoded by the coding sequence ATGTATTCAAAATATTTTACCGAAGAACACAATTTCTTCAGACAAAGTTTCAGAGATTTTTTAAATAAAGAAGTCGTTCCTCATGTGGATCGCTGGGAAGAAACCGGCCAGATAGATCGCGAGATTTTCAAGAAGATGGGTGACATGGGCTACTTCGGGTTGTATTACCCTGAAGAATATGGCGGTCTGGATCTGGACTTTTTCTACACTGTTATATTTTTAGAAGAGATGCAGCGTGTTAACTCTGGTGGTTTTGCTGCTGCCATGTGGGTACAGGCATTCTTAGGTGCGCAACACCTATTGAAAGAAGGAGACGATAGGATTAAGGAGGAATACTTAGTCCCTACACTTACCGGTGACAAAATAGGTTGTCTTTGTATAACTGAACCCTTTGGCGGTAGTGATGTAGCAGGTATGCGAACCACTGCCGTAAAGGATGGTGATCATTATGTGATTAACGGTTCAAAAACCTTTATTACGAATGGTGTTTATTCAGATTATTTAGTAGTAGCTGCCAAAACCGATCCAGATGCAAAAGGTCGTGGTATCTCCATATTCTTAATGGATAGAGAAACGCCAGGCATAAGCGCCACAAAATTGAACAAATTAGGATGGCGCGCCAGCGATACGGGCGAGATAGGTTTTGACAACGTGCGTGTGCCAGTTGAAAATCTTATGGGTGAAGAAGGTAAGGGCTTTCCATATATCATGCAGCACTTTGCCCTAGAGCGATTGATCATGGCTATCAATGGTCATGCAAGAGCAGAATACGCGTTGGAATATACCATAGGTTATATGAAAGACCGTACAGCCTTTGGTAAATCCCTCGATAAATTTCAGGCATTGCGTCACAAACTCGCAGATATGTTGAGTGAGGTAGAGATGGCAAAGAATTTCAACTATTCTATTGCTGAGGAACTGGATAAAGGTCTGTATCCCGTAAAGGAAGCCAGTATGGCAAAACTTCTATCGACTAAAGTCGCCGATGAGGTAATCTACGGCTGCCTGCAATTCCTTGGTGGTTATGGATATATCGAGGAATATCCACTAGCCAGAATGTGGCGTGATAGTAGATTAGGTCCAATAGGTGGTGGTACCAGCGAGATCATGAGAGAGATCATTGCAAAAATGACTTTAGACGGTAAGGACTATAAGCCTGCAGCACATTAG
- a CDS encoding helix-hairpin-helix domain-containing protein — translation MKHFKSLFLFNRRQQRGIFILLILLVVVVGIRYYAATKPTSDIVLSDVSKYQAQIDSIKMATAKRKDTIYPFNPNYITDYRAYILGLNEAELDRLSRFRESGKFINTAAQFQQVTKVSDKWLDSISPYFKFPSWVNEPRKSYSSDFSDRKIVAMDINKASLEDLRKVYGIGPALSGRIVKEREKLDGFIDIMQVRDVYGLSDSTMVELRKHFYVTPKAGFKKLALNNATSDQLSTIPYFNDYLVDKLIEQRTLRDGFKTWKDVTLTSRFPTEKLALIQLYLTLD, via the coding sequence ATGAAACATTTCAAATCCCTCTTTTTGTTCAATAGGCGACAACAAAGAGGGATTTTTATTTTACTCATTTTATTGGTGGTCGTTGTGGGAATTAGATACTATGCCGCCACTAAACCAACGTCAGATATCGTGTTGAGTGACGTTTCTAAATACCAGGCTCAAATTGATTCTATCAAGATGGCCACGGCAAAGAGAAAGGACACCATTTATCCCTTCAACCCCAATTATATCACTGACTATAGAGCCTACATTTTAGGTTTGAATGAAGCAGAGTTGGATAGGCTGTCTCGCTTTCGCGAAAGCGGAAAATTCATCAACACGGCTGCTCAATTTCAACAAGTCACTAAAGTAAGCGACAAGTGGCTGGATAGCATCTCGCCCTATTTCAAATTTCCATCATGGGTCAACGAGCCTAGGAAAAGCTACTCCAGCGACTTCTCCGACCGAAAAATAGTTGCCATGGATATTAACAAGGCATCGCTGGAGGATTTGCGCAAAGTATATGGAATAGGACCTGCGCTATCTGGCCGGATTGTGAAAGAACGGGAAAAACTTGACGGTTTTATTGACATCATGCAGGTACGTGATGTTTACGGACTTTCAGATTCTACTATGGTCGAATTGCGTAAACACTTTTATGTCACACCAAAGGCTGGCTTTAAAAAGTTAGCGCTCAATAACGCGACCAGCGACCAGCTGTCAACAATCCCATATTTTAACGACTACCTTGTCGATAAACTCATAGAGCAGCGCACCTTACGGGATGGTTTCAAAACCTGGAAGGATGTAACGCTCACCTCAAGATTCCCAACGGAAAAATTGGCTTTAATTCAGCTATATTTGACGTTGGACTAA
- a CDS encoding amino acid carrier protein — protein sequence MNKLLSLFSFLLIASFTNAQQIELTAKKVNPTTEINDGEISIIATGGQEPYTYKWSNQSTPIDASTARGLTEGIDYTVEVTDAQGASASGVFKIEAEHITEILNGAAVPAVEAMGSILFWDPFSATGLYDPVVYAEGKNIAIPGWEAGDSNKYILKTWLAPNGKQIKVGEPIAIVSKEGGEDLTVVSPSNGTLQYLQSRGEDLNEGNVIYNGAVSGDVVETGAHLFARVEYSDKVPLLHPNGDVQQKGIPFIVVWLVLGALFFTIRMGFINFRGFKHSIDLAKGKYDDPTAPGQVTHFQALATAVSGTVGLGNIASVAVAISLGGAGATFWMILAGLLGMSSKFVECTLGVKYRFIAEDGSVYGGPMNYLRYGLAKQNKKGLGKILAVMFAVLCIGASFGGGNMFQSNQAFAGLATQFEFLDGYGFWFGVVTAILVGFVIIGGIKSIAKVTEKIVPFMASVYVLAALAVIIINIENIGPAFSAIIDGAFSPSAIKGGIIGVLIVGFQRAAFSNEAGVGSAAIAHSAAKTHHPPSEGFVALLEPFIDTVVVCTLTALVLIFTGMHEVEGIAGAQLTSDAFGSVISWFPYVLAGAVFLFAFSTMISWSYYGMRAWTYLFGKSRTMEIVYKVIFLVFVVIGSSVSLGAVLDFSDMMILAMSFPNIIGLLLMSSEVRRDLNDYWKKLKSGSLGLKTDA from the coding sequence ATGAACAAACTATTAAGTCTATTTAGCTTTTTGTTGATTGCATCATTTACTAATGCACAACAAATTGAACTGACTGCAAAAAAAGTAAACCCAACAACAGAAATTAATGATGGTGAGATTTCCATCATCGCAACTGGAGGTCAAGAGCCATATACTTATAAATGGTCAAATCAGTCCACGCCAATCGATGCAAGCACGGCAAGAGGTCTTACTGAAGGAATCGATTATACAGTTGAGGTGACAGATGCACAAGGTGCTTCTGCGTCTGGTGTGTTTAAAATTGAAGCAGAACACATCACCGAAATCCTTAATGGTGCGGCAGTACCAGCGGTAGAAGCAATGGGAAGTATTCTTTTTTGGGATCCGTTCTCAGCAACTGGATTGTATGACCCTGTAGTTTACGCTGAAGGAAAGAATATAGCAATTCCAGGATGGGAGGCTGGAGACTCTAACAAATACATACTTAAAACTTGGTTGGCTCCTAACGGCAAACAAATTAAAGTAGGCGAGCCCATCGCAATCGTATCAAAAGAAGGCGGTGAGGATCTTACCGTAGTATCACCATCAAATGGTACGTTGCAATACTTGCAAAGTAGAGGTGAAGATCTTAATGAAGGCAATGTTATTTATAATGGAGCTGTGAGCGGAGATGTCGTTGAGACTGGAGCACATCTATTTGCACGAGTTGAGTACAGTGATAAAGTACCTCTATTACATCCTAATGGTGATGTTCAACAAAAAGGAATTCCTTTTATCGTTGTATGGTTGGTTTTAGGGGCATTGTTTTTTACCATTAGAATGGGCTTTATAAACTTTCGAGGATTTAAGCATTCGATTGATCTTGCAAAAGGAAAATATGATGACCCAACGGCACCTGGTCAGGTAACCCATTTTCAAGCCCTTGCAACAGCAGTTTCAGGGACAGTTGGACTAGGTAATATCGCTAGTGTTGCAGTAGCCATTTCTTTAGGTGGTGCAGGAGCTACATTCTGGATGATACTTGCAGGACTACTAGGTATGTCCTCAAAATTTGTTGAGTGTACCCTAGGTGTAAAATATAGATTTATTGCAGAGGATGGTTCCGTTTACGGCGGTCCAATGAACTATTTGCGCTATGGACTAGCAAAACAAAATAAAAAAGGACTTGGAAAAATTCTGGCTGTTATGTTTGCTGTTCTTTGTATTGGTGCTTCTTTTGGTGGAGGTAATATGTTTCAATCCAATCAAGCATTTGCTGGTCTAGCTACTCAGTTTGAATTTTTAGATGGATATGGTTTTTGGTTCGGAGTGGTTACCGCGATCTTGGTCGGTTTTGTAATCATAGGTGGAATTAAGAGTATTGCCAAAGTGACTGAGAAAATTGTTCCTTTCATGGCTAGTGTTTACGTTCTCGCTGCTCTTGCAGTAATAATCATTAATATTGAAAACATCGGGCCTGCGTTTAGTGCGATCATTGATGGGGCTTTTAGTCCGTCGGCAATTAAAGGAGGAATCATTGGTGTTCTTATCGTAGGCTTTCAAAGAGCTGCTTTTTCAAATGAAGCAGGAGTTGGGTCTGCTGCAATTGCGCATAGTGCTGCAAAAACACACCATCCACCATCTGAAGGTTTTGTAGCCTTACTAGAACCATTTATCGACACAGTGGTAGTTTGTACGTTGACTGCTTTGGTGCTCATTTTTACGGGTATGCATGAGGTTGAAGGCATTGCAGGTGCACAACTTACTTCAGATGCTTTCGGTAGTGTTATTTCTTGGTTCCCTTATGTCCTTGCTGGTGCAGTATTCTTATTTGCATTCAGTACAATGATTAGCTGGTCGTACTACGGTATGAGAGCTTGGACATACTTGTTTGGTAAAAGTAGAACCATGGAAATAGTTTACAAAGTCATTTTCTTAGTGTTTGTAGTAATAGGTTCTTCTGTTTCTTTAGGTGCTGTATTAGACTTTTCAGACATGATGATTCTTGCTATGTCGTTTCCAAATATAATTGGGTTGTTATTGATGTCTAGCGAGGTGAGACGCGATCTAAATGATTATTGGAAAAAGCTTAAATCAGGAAGTTTAGGTCTTAAGACTGATGCCTAG
- a CDS encoding potassium channel family protein, with protein sequence MRNKITIAISLLTSVMVTGCLGYKFMLGLSWIDALYMTVITITTVGYREIGDPSPEAKLFTIFIILTSVVIVGYSVSVISEYLLTRNSLQARRAREKKKYLNSMENHIIVCGYGRNGKQAVAKLQDYKRDFIIIEKDQQVIDDCQLDNKYFYRGNANEDEVLQSAGIGKASVLITALPDDADNLFIVLSARQLNKDLKIISRASEETSYKKLKLAGADNVILPDQIGGQHMASLIVSPDLIEFWDNLSYGGDDGVNLEQVSFEQMFDHQNKCTIIDLNLRQKTGCTIIGYKSPDGEYVVNPSPETVIGTGSKIIVVGNSQQIAQLQKSYRIHE encoded by the coding sequence ATGCGTAACAAAATAACGATAGCAATAAGCCTTCTTACCTCTGTCATGGTAACAGGTTGTTTGGGGTATAAATTCATGCTGGGCTTGTCATGGATTGATGCCTTGTACATGACGGTGATCACTATTACCACCGTTGGTTATCGTGAGATAGGAGATCCTAGTCCAGAAGCCAAACTATTCACCATATTCATCATCTTGACTAGTGTGGTGATTGTAGGTTATTCAGTATCTGTAATTTCCGAATATCTGCTAACCAGAAACTCGCTACAGGCGAGAAGAGCTCGCGAAAAGAAAAAATATCTTAACTCTATGGAAAATCACATCATCGTTTGCGGGTACGGCCGTAATGGGAAACAGGCAGTGGCTAAACTACAGGATTACAAGCGTGATTTCATAATCATTGAAAAGGATCAACAGGTAATTGATGATTGCCAGCTCGATAACAAGTATTTCTACCGCGGTAATGCGAATGAGGATGAGGTATTACAATCTGCTGGGATAGGTAAGGCATCTGTTCTGATTACGGCACTTCCAGACGACGCAGACAATCTTTTTATTGTTTTGAGTGCAAGACAGCTTAACAAAGATCTCAAAATCATTTCTAGAGCTAGTGAAGAAACCAGTTATAAAAAACTAAAGCTCGCTGGTGCTGACAACGTAATACTTCCAGACCAAATAGGTGGCCAGCATATGGCATCATTAATTGTAAGTCCGGATCTGATTGAATTCTGGGATAATTTGAGCTATGGTGGTGATGATGGGGTCAATCTGGAACAGGTCTCATTTGAGCAGATGTTTGACCACCAGAATAAATGTACTATCATCGATCTCAACCTGCGTCAAAAAACGGGCTGTACAATTATAGGTTACAAATCTCCTGACGGAGAATATGTAGTAAATCCAAGTCCAGAAACCGTCATTGGTACTGGGTCTAAAATCATCGTTGTGGGAAATTCCCAACAGATCGCCCAGCTACAAAAATCTTATCGAATTCACGAGTAG
- a CDS encoding PspC family transcriptional regulator: MGVVTELRHYMEKYGFYVSTRMADRLGMRARNVRITFIYFTFATLGAGFAVYLIMAFWLRIKDLIYVKRSSVFDL; this comes from the coding sequence ATGGGCGTTGTTACAGAATTAAGACATTACATGGAAAAGTATGGTTTCTATGTAAGCACACGAATGGCAGACCGATTGGGCATGCGTGCACGTAATGTGCGCATCACATTTATCTACTTTACATTTGCTACTCTAGGAGCTGGATTTGCAGTTTATTTGATCATGGCGTTTTGGTTGCGCATAAAGGATTTGATTTATGTCAAACGCAGTTCTGTTTTTGATTTATAG
- a CDS encoding DUF2851 family protein — MREDFIHYLWKFKKLSGLQLRTTKHQLVVIKNLGHHNHHSGPDFFNAQVEIDGQLWAGNVEMHVKSSDWYKHGHDDDPAYDNVILHVVWKHDAEITRRSEIDIPVLEVSTYVPDDAILTYTKLFAYKNDQFINCEKLIHQVDSFQVDMWLEKVYIQRLEQRYQRIEKSLKQNNNDWEATFFQMLARSFGTKVNADAFEQIATAMDQSVVRKLAADAFQLESVLMGLLGLLDTPREDRYFSLLEKEFAFAKAKFQLKPIPTDLKFFRLRPANYPTIRLSQLAMLYHRNPMLLAQVILAKSKAEISAVFDVKAAKYWDTHHVFDKQTESREKVLTQSFIDLLIINCIVPIKFAYARHHGKDNTDELLGIISDIPMEKNTITQGFKKLIGIKTALESQAVLQLKPNYCEQNLCLKCDIGVRLMSGQ, encoded by the coding sequence ATGCGGGAAGATTTTATCCATTACCTCTGGAAGTTCAAAAAGTTGAGTGGTCTACAGCTGCGTACCACTAAGCATCAATTGGTAGTGATCAAGAACCTAGGGCATCATAATCACCATTCTGGACCAGATTTTTTCAATGCACAGGTAGAGATCGATGGTCAATTATGGGCTGGAAATGTAGAGATGCATGTAAAATCCAGCGACTGGTACAAGCACGGCCATGATGATGATCCAGCTTATGACAACGTTATCCTACACGTGGTCTGGAAGCACGATGCAGAGATCACGAGGCGCAGTGAGATCGACATACCAGTACTTGAGGTATCGACATACGTGCCTGATGATGCGATTCTCACCTACACAAAGCTATTCGCCTACAAAAACGATCAATTCATCAATTGTGAGAAACTCATCCATCAGGTGGATTCTTTTCAGGTTGATATGTGGTTGGAAAAGGTCTACATCCAGCGACTGGAGCAGCGCTACCAGCGCATCGAGAAAAGCTTGAAACAGAACAATAATGACTGGGAAGCCACCTTTTTTCAAATGCTGGCACGCAGTTTTGGAACTAAGGTAAATGCAGATGCCTTTGAGCAAATCGCAACGGCTATGGATCAATCTGTGGTGCGTAAACTGGCTGCCGACGCTTTCCAGCTGGAATCTGTTTTGATGGGCTTATTGGGATTGCTGGACACACCGCGAGAAGATCGATATTTTAGCCTGCTTGAGAAGGAGTTCGCTTTCGCGAAAGCGAAATTTCAATTAAAACCTATACCAACAGATTTAAAGTTTTTCAGGTTGCGACCAGCAAATTATCCAACCATTCGCCTATCTCAACTTGCTATGTTGTATCATAGAAATCCTATGCTGCTTGCTCAGGTCATTTTGGCAAAATCCAAAGCAGAAATTAGCGCGGTGTTTGACGTGAAAGCTGCAAAATATTGGGACACGCATCATGTATTTGACAAACAAACCGAATCTAGAGAAAAGGTCTTAACACAATCCTTTATCGACCTGTTAATTATCAATTGCATCGTGCCCATCAAATTTGCCTATGCTCGCCATCATGGGAAAGATAATACCGATGAATTGCTGGGAATCATAAGCGATATCCCGATGGAAAAAAATACGATAACACAAGGATTCAAGAAATTGATTGGCATTAAAACTGCTTTGGAATCTCAGGCTGTGCTGCAGCTTAAACCTAATTATTGTGAGCAGAATTTATGTCTTAAATGCGATATAGGTGTGCGATTAATGAGCGGTCAATAG